Proteins found in one Toxotes jaculatrix isolate fToxJac2 chromosome 18, fToxJac2.pri, whole genome shotgun sequence genomic segment:
- the LOC121198145 gene encoding rho GTPase-activating protein 27-like isoform X4 translates to MATTSSLLSRGLGLVLVEFEYEYQGRDGVPVSIKPNERYVLLAKTNDHWWQVRSDCNSKPFYIPAKYVKELPADFPSPLDFTGPPSSEPVLVSVATPVPVPVPVPKTLEESSGTRTKPNDEVTIRLRPDASTGYRKTENRMSTFGVPLDFHDPSHVVVAAPRHPGNPPTGPAQTGTTTTGRNNNIVDSGLIKKQPHLVGRLEDHRDSGKPRVPSFSPADPLSTPRPQTQPILVETPVVPVAPLVPVAPPHSSLQTTSLLSAGSHDNQEPPAEPEPEEEEVAEEEMSVEESSEEEDDSLKGSNHIYESIQDLNLDLEALTGGRVSPGAPSEAAPALPAPQDRSLLGPDSPIYANVSSLKKTSLPQISVSSPVPIPPPPPDPAPSATGPVPSSSVPSSDMIRPTSPLSPQDGWQVHTDQDSGKVFYYHPVTRQTVWSDPHGPPPPPVGDMDQSKGREGGQLTSPSPVLSPASSQGSSGWEQLMDEVSGRFYYYNPTTRATSWTAPELLSPSSPPASATNRKPDGGPPPLPEEDYPVDRPNEDSVFTTHPQQPAGVIPRAQPQRMMGNGVSEEGTTLQVRNWRHSVAEETFAPGHRRNVSDLTEVSNRRHSPDSPQLSDRYRLKRNLSNRSTGSHQLHGHLLEKAGIINKTKIADNGKKIRKNWSQSWTVLHGGILTFHKDPKSAPTGNASKVSQIVPEFTVDLRGSSVGWASKDKSSKKNVLELKTRQGCEYLMQYDTESIISDWFKVIHDAIRQLDHEHLTEDEDEAASDKEDKDRKRTSSRTSSGQDSEQRRVRTKLRRFLQRRPTLQSVKEKGYIRDNVFGCHLDTLCHRENTTIPKFVEKCIRAVERRGLDVDGIYRVSGNLAVIQKLRHKADHEEQLDLEDGQWEEIHVITGALKLFLRELPEPLFPFSCFDKFIAAIQVPDHSLRVSYMKDLVQSLPLPNHDTMELLFKHLRKVIEHKDSNRMSVQSVAIVFGPTLLRPQTESANMTIHMVFQSQIVELMLNEFQTIFSQR, encoded by the exons ATGGCAACGACCTCCTCCCTTCTCAGCAGAG GTCTGGGCCTGGTCCTGGTGGAGTTTGAGTATGAGTACCAAGGTCGGGACGGTGTGCCGGTCTCCATCAAACCCAACGAGCGCTACGTCCTGCTAGCTAAGACCAATGACCACTGGTGGCAGGTCCGCAGTGACTGCAACTCCAAGCCATTCTACATCCCTGCCAAGTACGTCAAAGAGCTGCCAGCGGACTTCCCCTCCCCCCTGGACTTTACTGGTCCACCCAGTTCAGAACCAGTGTTGGTTTCTGTGGCTACACCAGTCCCTGTGCCTGTCCCTGTTCCAAAGACTCTGGAGGAGTCCAGCGGGACCAGAACCAAACCAAATGATGAGGTTACAATCCGGCTCAGACCTGACGCCTCCACTGGGTACCGCAAGACTGAGAACCGCATGTCAACATTTGGCGTTCCCCTGGACTTCCATGACCCGTCACATGTTGTGGTGGCTGCGCCCCGGCATCCTGGCAACCCTCCCACTGGTCCTGCACAGACCGGGACCACGACGACCGGCAGGAATAATAACATAGTCGACAGTGGTCTGATCAAAAAGCAACCTCACCTGGTGGGGCGGCTGGAGGACCACAGAGACTCTGGGAAACCTCGGGTTCCCAGTTTCAGCCCAGCAGACCCTCTTTCCACACCCAGACCCCAGACCCAGCCCATACTGGTGGAGACACCAGTGGTCCCGGTGGCCCCACTGGTCCCCGTAGCCCCCCCCCACAGCAGCCTCCAGACCACATCCTTGCTGTCAGCAGGTTCCCATGACAACCAGGAACCCCcagcagagccagagccagaggaggaggaggtggcagaggaggagatgagcgTGGAGGagagcagtgaggaggaggatgattcACTGAAGGGTTCAAACCACATCTATGAGTCCATCCAGGACCTGAACCTGGACCTGGAGGCTCTGACTGGAGGGAGAGTGAGTCCTGGAGCGCCATCTGAAGCTGCACCGGCCCTGCCCGCCCCACAG GACCGCAGCTTGCTCGGCCCTGACTCGCCCATCTACGCCAACGTCTCCTCTCTGAAGAAAACGTCTCTTCCTCAGATCTCTGTCTCCAGCCCCGTCCCcattcctccacctcctcctgatCCTGCCCCCTCCGCTACAGGCCCCGTCCCATCTTCTTCAGTCCCCTCCTCTGACATGATAAGACCCACCTCCCCCCTCAGCCCACAGGATGGGTGGCAG GTGCACACTGACCAGGACAGTGGGAAGGTGTTTTATTACCATCCTGTTACCAGACAGACCGTCTGGTCCGACCCCCacggccccccccccccacctgtTGGAGACATGGACCAGTccaaggggagggaggggggacaGCTGACCTCCCCCTCACCTGTGCTCTCCCCCGCCTCCTCTCAG ggTTCCTCTGGCTGGGAGCAGCTGATGGACGAAGTGTCAGGGAGATTTTACTACTACAACCCCACCACGAGAGCCACATCCTGGACTGCACCAGagcttctctccccctcctccccccctgcATCTGCGACCAACAGGAAGCCTGACGGCGGCCCG CCTCCGCTGCCAGAGGAAGATTATCCTGTGGACAGACCGAACGAGGACTCTGTCTTTACaacg CATCCTCAGCAGCCTGCGGGTGTGATTCCCAGAGCTCAGCCCCAACGGATGATGGGAAACGGTGTTTCTGAGGAGGGAACGACTCTGCAGGTCAGGAACTGGAGACACAGTGTGGCTGAAGAG ACGTTTGCTCCCGGACACAGGAGGAACGTCTCTGACCTCACTGAGGTGTCCAATAGAAGACACTCTCCCGACAGTCCACAG CTCTCTGATAGGTACAGACTAAAGAGGAATCTGTCCAATCGGAGCACAGGCTCCCACCAGCTGCAC ggcCATCTGCTGGAGAAAGCAGGAATCATCAATAAGACCAAAATAGCCGATAACGGCAAAAAGATCAG GAAGAACTGGAGTCAGTCCTGGACCGTCCTCCATGGAGGGATCCTCACCTTCCACAAAGACCCCAAATCTGCTCCAACTGGGAACGCT AGTAAAGTGTCGCAGATTGTTCCAGAGTTCACTGTGGACCTGAGAGGATCTTCAGTTGGCTGGGCCTCCAAAGACAAGTCCTCCAAGAAGAACGTTCTAGAG ctgaagaCTCGTCAGGGCTGCGAGTACCTGATGCAGTACGACACCGAGAGCATCATCAGCGACTGGTTCAAAGTCATCCATGACGCCATCAGGCAGCTG GACCACGAGCATCTGAcggaggacgaggacgaggctgcttcagacaaagaggacaaagacaggaagaggacgT CCTCCAGGACTTCATCGGGACAGGACTCGGAGCAGAGACGAGTCCGGACCAAACTGAGACGCTTCCTCCAGAGGAGGCCGACGCTGCAGAGCGTTAAAGAGAAAGGATACATCAGAG ATAACGTCTTCGGCTGTCACCTGGACACACTCtgccacagagaaaacacaaccatCCCCAAATTTGTGGAGAAGTGTATCAGAGcggtggagaggagag gtctgGATGTAGACGGGATCTACAGAGTGAGCGGGAATCTGGCTGTGATCCAGAAACTACGACATAAAGCTGATCATG aggagcagctggacCTGGAGGACGGACAGTGGGAGGAGATTCATGTGATCACAGGAGCTCTGAAACTTTTCCTGCGGGAGCTTCCGGAGCCGCTGTTTCCCTTCAGCTGTTTTGACAAGTTCATCGCTGCCATCC AGGTCCCAGACCACAGTCTGAGAGTCTCCTACATGAAGGACCTGGTTCAGTCTCTGCCTCTGCCAAACCATGACACCATGGAGCTGCTGTTCAAACACCTGCGCAA ggTGATCGAGCACAAGGACTCCAACAGGATGTCGGTTCAGAGTGTTGCCATCGTGTTTGGTCCCACGTTGCTCCGCCCCCAGACCGAGTCAGCAAACATGACGATCCACATGGTTTTCCAGAGCCAGATAGTGGAGCTCATGCTCAACGAGTTCCAGACCATCTTCTCCCAGAGGTAG
- the LOC121198145 gene encoding rho GTPase-activating protein 12-like isoform X5 has translation MKFRVTFDPSPLKSPALLPEGVGAEEPRVVTMATTSSLLSRGLGLVLVEFEYEYQGRDGVPVSIKPNERYVLLAKTNDHWWQVRSDCNSKPFYIPAKYVKELPADFPSPLDFTGPPSSEPVLVSVATPVPVPVPVPKTLEESSGTRTKPNDEVTIRLRPDASTGYRKTENRMSTFGVPLDFHDPSHVVVAAPRHPGNPPTGPAQTGTTTTGRNNNIVDSGLIKKQPHLVGRLEDHRDSGKPRVPSFSPADPLSTPRPQTQPILVETPVVPVAPLVPVAPPHSSLQTTSLLSAGSHDNQEPPAEPEPEEEEVAEEEMSVEESSEEEDDSLKGSNHIYESIQDLNLDLEALTGGRVSPGAPSEAAPALPAPQDRSLLGPDSPIYANVSSLKKTSLPQISVSSPVPIPPPPPDPAPSATGPVPSSSVPSSDMIRPTSPLSPQDGWQVHTDQDSGKVFYYHPVTRQTVWSDPHGPPPPPVGDMDQSKGREGGQLTSPSPVLSPASSQGSSGWEQLMDEVSGRFYYYNPTTRATSWTAPELLSPSSPPASATNRKPDGGPPPLPEEDYPVDRPNEDSVFTTHPQQPAGVIPRAQPQRMMGNGVSEEGTTLQTFAPGHRRNVSDLTEVSNRRHSPDSPQGHLLEKAGIINKTKIADNGKKIRKNWSQSWTVLHGGILTFHKDPKSAPTGNASKVSQIVPEFTVDLRGSSVGWASKDKSSKKNVLELKTRQGCEYLMQYDTESIISDWFKVIHDAIRQLDHEHLTEDEDEAASDKEDKDRKRTSSRTSSGQDSEQRRVRTKLRRFLQRRPTLQSVKEKGYIRDNVFGCHLDTLCHRENTTIPKFVEKCIRAVERRGLDVDGIYRVSGNLAVIQKLRHKADHEEQLDLEDGQWEEIHVITGALKLFLRELPEPLFPFSCFDKFIAAIQVPDHSLRVSYMKDLVQSLPLPNHDTMELLFKHLRKVIEHKDSNRMSVQSVAIVFGPTLLRPQTESANMTIHMVFQSQIVELMLNEFQTIFSQR, from the exons gtgtgacctttgacccctcacCTTTAAAGTCACCTGCCCTTCTACCTGAGGGGGTGGGTGCTGAGGAGCCCAGGGTGGTCACCATGGCAACGACCTCCTCCCTTCTCAGCAGAG GTCTGGGCCTGGTCCTGGTGGAGTTTGAGTATGAGTACCAAGGTCGGGACGGTGTGCCGGTCTCCATCAAACCCAACGAGCGCTACGTCCTGCTAGCTAAGACCAATGACCACTGGTGGCAGGTCCGCAGTGACTGCAACTCCAAGCCATTCTACATCCCTGCCAAGTACGTCAAAGAGCTGCCAGCGGACTTCCCCTCCCCCCTGGACTTTACTGGTCCACCCAGTTCAGAACCAGTGTTGGTTTCTGTGGCTACACCAGTCCCTGTGCCTGTCCCTGTTCCAAAGACTCTGGAGGAGTCCAGCGGGACCAGAACCAAACCAAATGATGAGGTTACAATCCGGCTCAGACCTGACGCCTCCACTGGGTACCGCAAGACTGAGAACCGCATGTCAACATTTGGCGTTCCCCTGGACTTCCATGACCCGTCACATGTTGTGGTGGCTGCGCCCCGGCATCCTGGCAACCCTCCCACTGGTCCTGCACAGACCGGGACCACGACGACCGGCAGGAATAATAACATAGTCGACAGTGGTCTGATCAAAAAGCAACCTCACCTGGTGGGGCGGCTGGAGGACCACAGAGACTCTGGGAAACCTCGGGTTCCCAGTTTCAGCCCAGCAGACCCTCTTTCCACACCCAGACCCCAGACCCAGCCCATACTGGTGGAGACACCAGTGGTCCCGGTGGCCCCACTGGTCCCCGTAGCCCCCCCCCACAGCAGCCTCCAGACCACATCCTTGCTGTCAGCAGGTTCCCATGACAACCAGGAACCCCcagcagagccagagccagaggaggaggaggtggcagaggaggagatgagcgTGGAGGagagcagtgaggaggaggatgattcACTGAAGGGTTCAAACCACATCTATGAGTCCATCCAGGACCTGAACCTGGACCTGGAGGCTCTGACTGGAGGGAGAGTGAGTCCTGGAGCGCCATCTGAAGCTGCACCGGCCCTGCCCGCCCCACAG GACCGCAGCTTGCTCGGCCCTGACTCGCCCATCTACGCCAACGTCTCCTCTCTGAAGAAAACGTCTCTTCCTCAGATCTCTGTCTCCAGCCCCGTCCCcattcctccacctcctcctgatCCTGCCCCCTCCGCTACAGGCCCCGTCCCATCTTCTTCAGTCCCCTCCTCTGACATGATAAGACCCACCTCCCCCCTCAGCCCACAGGATGGGTGGCAG GTGCACACTGACCAGGACAGTGGGAAGGTGTTTTATTACCATCCTGTTACCAGACAGACCGTCTGGTCCGACCCCCacggccccccccccccacctgtTGGAGACATGGACCAGTccaaggggagggaggggggacaGCTGACCTCCCCCTCACCTGTGCTCTCCCCCGCCTCCTCTCAG ggTTCCTCTGGCTGGGAGCAGCTGATGGACGAAGTGTCAGGGAGATTTTACTACTACAACCCCACCACGAGAGCCACATCCTGGACTGCACCAGagcttctctccccctcctccccccctgcATCTGCGACCAACAGGAAGCCTGACGGCGGCCCG CCTCCGCTGCCAGAGGAAGATTATCCTGTGGACAGACCGAACGAGGACTCTGTCTTTACaacg CATCCTCAGCAGCCTGCGGGTGTGATTCCCAGAGCTCAGCCCCAACGGATGATGGGAAACGGTGTTTCTGAGGAGGGAACGACTCTGCAG ACGTTTGCTCCCGGACACAGGAGGAACGTCTCTGACCTCACTGAGGTGTCCAATAGAAGACACTCTCCCGACAGTCCACAG ggcCATCTGCTGGAGAAAGCAGGAATCATCAATAAGACCAAAATAGCCGATAACGGCAAAAAGATCAG GAAGAACTGGAGTCAGTCCTGGACCGTCCTCCATGGAGGGATCCTCACCTTCCACAAAGACCCCAAATCTGCTCCAACTGGGAACGCT AGTAAAGTGTCGCAGATTGTTCCAGAGTTCACTGTGGACCTGAGAGGATCTTCAGTTGGCTGGGCCTCCAAAGACAAGTCCTCCAAGAAGAACGTTCTAGAG ctgaagaCTCGTCAGGGCTGCGAGTACCTGATGCAGTACGACACCGAGAGCATCATCAGCGACTGGTTCAAAGTCATCCATGACGCCATCAGGCAGCTG GACCACGAGCATCTGAcggaggacgaggacgaggctgcttcagacaaagaggacaaagacaggaagaggacgT CCTCCAGGACTTCATCGGGACAGGACTCGGAGCAGAGACGAGTCCGGACCAAACTGAGACGCTTCCTCCAGAGGAGGCCGACGCTGCAGAGCGTTAAAGAGAAAGGATACATCAGAG ATAACGTCTTCGGCTGTCACCTGGACACACTCtgccacagagaaaacacaaccatCCCCAAATTTGTGGAGAAGTGTATCAGAGcggtggagaggagag gtctgGATGTAGACGGGATCTACAGAGTGAGCGGGAATCTGGCTGTGATCCAGAAACTACGACATAAAGCTGATCATG aggagcagctggacCTGGAGGACGGACAGTGGGAGGAGATTCATGTGATCACAGGAGCTCTGAAACTTTTCCTGCGGGAGCTTCCGGAGCCGCTGTTTCCCTTCAGCTGTTTTGACAAGTTCATCGCTGCCATCC AGGTCCCAGACCACAGTCTGAGAGTCTCCTACATGAAGGACCTGGTTCAGTCTCTGCCTCTGCCAAACCATGACACCATGGAGCTGCTGTTCAAACACCTGCGCAA ggTGATCGAGCACAAGGACTCCAACAGGATGTCGGTTCAGAGTGTTGCCATCGTGTTTGGTCCCACGTTGCTCCGCCCCCAGACCGAGTCAGCAAACATGACGATCCACATGGTTTTCCAGAGCCAGATAGTGGAGCTCATGCTCAACGAGTTCCAGACCATCTTCTCCCAGAGGTAG
- the LOC121198145 gene encoding rho GTPase-activating protein 27-like isoform X1, with protein MKFRVTFDPSPLKSPALLPEGVGAEEPRVVTMATTSSLLSRGLGLVLVEFEYEYQGRDGVPVSIKPNERYVLLAKTNDHWWQVRSDCNSKPFYIPAKYVKELPADFPSPLDFTGPPSSEPVLVSVATPVPVPVPVPKTLEESSGTRTKPNDEVTIRLRPDASTGYRKTENRMSTFGVPLDFHDPSHVVVAAPRHPGNPPTGPAQTGTTTTGRNNNIVDSGLIKKQPHLVGRLEDHRDSGKPRVPSFSPADPLSTPRPQTQPILVETPVVPVAPLVPVAPPHSSLQTTSLLSAGSHDNQEPPAEPEPEEEEVAEEEMSVEESSEEEDDSLKGSNHIYESIQDLNLDLEALTGGRVSPGAPSEAAPALPAPQDRSLLGPDSPIYANVSSLKKTSLPQISVSSPVPIPPPPPDPAPSATGPVPSSSVPSSDMIRPTSPLSPQDGWQVHTDQDSGKVFYYHPVTRQTVWSDPHGPPPPPVGDMDQSKGREGGQLTSPSPVLSPASSQGSSGWEQLMDEVSGRFYYYNPTTRATSWTAPELLSPSSPPASATNRKPDGGPPPLPEEDYPVDRPNEDSVFTTHPQQPAGVIPRAQPQRMMGNGVSEEGTTLQVRNWRHSVAEETFAPGHRRNVSDLTEVSNRRHSPDSPQLSDRYRLKRNLSNRSTGSHQLHGHLLEKAGIINKTKIADNGKKIRKNWSQSWTVLHGGILTFHKDPKSAPTGNASKVSQIVPEFTVDLRGSSVGWASKDKSSKKNVLELKTRQGCEYLMQYDTESIISDWFKVIHDAIRQLDHEHLTEDEDEAASDKEDKDRKRTSSRTSSGQDSEQRRVRTKLRRFLQRRPTLQSVKEKGYIRDNVFGCHLDTLCHRENTTIPKFVEKCIRAVERRGLDVDGIYRVSGNLAVIQKLRHKADHEEQLDLEDGQWEEIHVITGALKLFLRELPEPLFPFSCFDKFIAAIQVPDHSLRVSYMKDLVQSLPLPNHDTMELLFKHLRKVIEHKDSNRMSVQSVAIVFGPTLLRPQTESANMTIHMVFQSQIVELMLNEFQTIFSQR; from the exons gtgtgacctttgacccctcacCTTTAAAGTCACCTGCCCTTCTACCTGAGGGGGTGGGTGCTGAGGAGCCCAGGGTGGTCACCATGGCAACGACCTCCTCCCTTCTCAGCAGAG GTCTGGGCCTGGTCCTGGTGGAGTTTGAGTATGAGTACCAAGGTCGGGACGGTGTGCCGGTCTCCATCAAACCCAACGAGCGCTACGTCCTGCTAGCTAAGACCAATGACCACTGGTGGCAGGTCCGCAGTGACTGCAACTCCAAGCCATTCTACATCCCTGCCAAGTACGTCAAAGAGCTGCCAGCGGACTTCCCCTCCCCCCTGGACTTTACTGGTCCACCCAGTTCAGAACCAGTGTTGGTTTCTGTGGCTACACCAGTCCCTGTGCCTGTCCCTGTTCCAAAGACTCTGGAGGAGTCCAGCGGGACCAGAACCAAACCAAATGATGAGGTTACAATCCGGCTCAGACCTGACGCCTCCACTGGGTACCGCAAGACTGAGAACCGCATGTCAACATTTGGCGTTCCCCTGGACTTCCATGACCCGTCACATGTTGTGGTGGCTGCGCCCCGGCATCCTGGCAACCCTCCCACTGGTCCTGCACAGACCGGGACCACGACGACCGGCAGGAATAATAACATAGTCGACAGTGGTCTGATCAAAAAGCAACCTCACCTGGTGGGGCGGCTGGAGGACCACAGAGACTCTGGGAAACCTCGGGTTCCCAGTTTCAGCCCAGCAGACCCTCTTTCCACACCCAGACCCCAGACCCAGCCCATACTGGTGGAGACACCAGTGGTCCCGGTGGCCCCACTGGTCCCCGTAGCCCCCCCCCACAGCAGCCTCCAGACCACATCCTTGCTGTCAGCAGGTTCCCATGACAACCAGGAACCCCcagcagagccagagccagaggaggaggaggtggcagaggaggagatgagcgTGGAGGagagcagtgaggaggaggatgattcACTGAAGGGTTCAAACCACATCTATGAGTCCATCCAGGACCTGAACCTGGACCTGGAGGCTCTGACTGGAGGGAGAGTGAGTCCTGGAGCGCCATCTGAAGCTGCACCGGCCCTGCCCGCCCCACAG GACCGCAGCTTGCTCGGCCCTGACTCGCCCATCTACGCCAACGTCTCCTCTCTGAAGAAAACGTCTCTTCCTCAGATCTCTGTCTCCAGCCCCGTCCCcattcctccacctcctcctgatCCTGCCCCCTCCGCTACAGGCCCCGTCCCATCTTCTTCAGTCCCCTCCTCTGACATGATAAGACCCACCTCCCCCCTCAGCCCACAGGATGGGTGGCAG GTGCACACTGACCAGGACAGTGGGAAGGTGTTTTATTACCATCCTGTTACCAGACAGACCGTCTGGTCCGACCCCCacggccccccccccccacctgtTGGAGACATGGACCAGTccaaggggagggaggggggacaGCTGACCTCCCCCTCACCTGTGCTCTCCCCCGCCTCCTCTCAG ggTTCCTCTGGCTGGGAGCAGCTGATGGACGAAGTGTCAGGGAGATTTTACTACTACAACCCCACCACGAGAGCCACATCCTGGACTGCACCAGagcttctctccccctcctccccccctgcATCTGCGACCAACAGGAAGCCTGACGGCGGCCCG CCTCCGCTGCCAGAGGAAGATTATCCTGTGGACAGACCGAACGAGGACTCTGTCTTTACaacg CATCCTCAGCAGCCTGCGGGTGTGATTCCCAGAGCTCAGCCCCAACGGATGATGGGAAACGGTGTTTCTGAGGAGGGAACGACTCTGCAGGTCAGGAACTGGAGACACAGTGTGGCTGAAGAG ACGTTTGCTCCCGGACACAGGAGGAACGTCTCTGACCTCACTGAGGTGTCCAATAGAAGACACTCTCCCGACAGTCCACAG CTCTCTGATAGGTACAGACTAAAGAGGAATCTGTCCAATCGGAGCACAGGCTCCCACCAGCTGCAC ggcCATCTGCTGGAGAAAGCAGGAATCATCAATAAGACCAAAATAGCCGATAACGGCAAAAAGATCAG GAAGAACTGGAGTCAGTCCTGGACCGTCCTCCATGGAGGGATCCTCACCTTCCACAAAGACCCCAAATCTGCTCCAACTGGGAACGCT AGTAAAGTGTCGCAGATTGTTCCAGAGTTCACTGTGGACCTGAGAGGATCTTCAGTTGGCTGGGCCTCCAAAGACAAGTCCTCCAAGAAGAACGTTCTAGAG ctgaagaCTCGTCAGGGCTGCGAGTACCTGATGCAGTACGACACCGAGAGCATCATCAGCGACTGGTTCAAAGTCATCCATGACGCCATCAGGCAGCTG GACCACGAGCATCTGAcggaggacgaggacgaggctgcttcagacaaagaggacaaagacaggaagaggacgT CCTCCAGGACTTCATCGGGACAGGACTCGGAGCAGAGACGAGTCCGGACCAAACTGAGACGCTTCCTCCAGAGGAGGCCGACGCTGCAGAGCGTTAAAGAGAAAGGATACATCAGAG ATAACGTCTTCGGCTGTCACCTGGACACACTCtgccacagagaaaacacaaccatCCCCAAATTTGTGGAGAAGTGTATCAGAGcggtggagaggagag gtctgGATGTAGACGGGATCTACAGAGTGAGCGGGAATCTGGCTGTGATCCAGAAACTACGACATAAAGCTGATCATG aggagcagctggacCTGGAGGACGGACAGTGGGAGGAGATTCATGTGATCACAGGAGCTCTGAAACTTTTCCTGCGGGAGCTTCCGGAGCCGCTGTTTCCCTTCAGCTGTTTTGACAAGTTCATCGCTGCCATCC AGGTCCCAGACCACAGTCTGAGAGTCTCCTACATGAAGGACCTGGTTCAGTCTCTGCCTCTGCCAAACCATGACACCATGGAGCTGCTGTTCAAACACCTGCGCAA ggTGATCGAGCACAAGGACTCCAACAGGATGTCGGTTCAGAGTGTTGCCATCGTGTTTGGTCCCACGTTGCTCCGCCCCCAGACCGAGTCAGCAAACATGACGATCCACATGGTTTTCCAGAGCCAGATAGTGGAGCTCATGCTCAACGAGTTCCAGACCATCTTCTCCCAGAGGTAG